In Streptomyces dangxiongensis, one DNA window encodes the following:
- a CDS encoding ATP-binding cassette domain-containing protein produces MTASLTGPHATPHIPESAYAIRTRGLSKSYPGPEGTLTHAVDGLDLDVPQGETFAFLGPNGAGKSTTIALLCALARPTAGHATVAGADVLARPHEVRRQVGMLFQHSAMDPDLTADQNLYIHARLYGLSRRHARRRATEVLELVGLTDRRCSPVRTLSGGMRRRLDIARGLLHAPRVLFLDEPTTGLDPYARAQVWEHLRALRDRHGSTLFVTTHYLEEAENCDRIAIIDRGRLVAQGTPVALKTDIGDDRVVLSTSDDVTAQRVVRRMAPSNRDITVDSDGVCLRAPDGSAWIPRLCAALEGHGVAVHAASATAPTLDDVFFHHTGRSLHATQPARTPTTTVPRATTSEAEGGR; encoded by the coding sequence ATGACCGCCTCCCTCACCGGTCCGCACGCCACGCCTCACATCCCCGAGTCCGCGTACGCCATCCGTACGCGTGGTCTGAGCAAGAGCTACCCGGGGCCGGAGGGCACCCTCACCCACGCCGTGGACGGCCTGGACCTGGACGTGCCACAAGGCGAAACCTTCGCCTTTCTGGGCCCCAACGGCGCCGGGAAGTCCACCACCATCGCCTTGCTCTGCGCCCTGGCCCGTCCCACCGCCGGTCACGCCACGGTGGCCGGCGCCGACGTGCTCGCTCGACCCCACGAGGTACGGCGACAGGTCGGCATGCTCTTCCAGCACAGTGCCATGGACCCGGATCTGACGGCCGACCAGAACCTGTACATCCACGCACGCCTGTACGGGCTGAGCCGCCGCCACGCCCGCCGGCGCGCCACCGAAGTGCTTGAGCTGGTCGGCCTGACCGACCGGCGGTGCTCCCCGGTACGCACCCTGTCCGGCGGTATGCGGCGCCGGCTGGACATCGCCCGCGGACTCCTGCACGCACCCCGGGTGCTGTTCCTGGACGAGCCGACCACCGGACTCGACCCCTACGCCCGCGCCCAGGTATGGGAACACCTGCGGGCACTGCGCGACCGGCATGGCAGCACGCTCTTCGTCACCACCCACTATCTGGAGGAGGCGGAGAACTGCGACCGCATCGCCATCATCGACCGAGGCCGTCTGGTGGCACAAGGCACGCCCGTCGCGCTCAAGACCGACATCGGAGATGACCGGGTGGTGCTCAGCACCAGCGACGACGTGACCGCACAACGGGTCGTGCGCCGGATGGCGCCGTCGAACCGCGACATCACCGTGGACAGCGACGGAGTCTGCCTGCGGGCGCCCGACGGCAGCGCCTGGATTCCCCGCCTGTGCGCGGCTCTGGAAGGACACGGTGTCGCCGTGCACGCTGCTTCCGCGACCGCGCCCACGCTCGACGATGTCTTCTTCCACCACACCGGCCGCAGCCTTCACGCCACACAACCCGCCCGGACTCCGACCACCACCGTCCCGCGCGCCACCACGTCGGAAGCCGAGGGCGGCCGATGA
- a CDS encoding VenA family class IV lanthipeptide, whose translation MENQDLELLARLHALPETDPVSIDGTPFHATCDCIGLLTALNTICIGVSCA comes from the coding sequence ATGGAGAACCAGGACCTCGAACTGTTGGCCCGGCTTCACGCCCTTCCCGAGACCGACCCCGTCAGCATCGACGGGACGCCGTTCCACGCTACGTGTGACTGCATCGGCCTGCTGACCGCCCTCAACACCATCTGTATCGGCGTCAGTTGCGCCTAG
- the lanL gene encoding class IV lanthionine synthetase LanL gives MTSHATEVDLQGLLDQALHATATGARWTADTDEVWCRVAPRSGARREQGWKLHLSATAASAPTVLAKALDVLLLEESAFKFARSLEKVSALNSRATPRGNSGKFITVYPRSDADAARLAEKLHRVTAGLAGPRILSDQPYAAHSLVHYRYGSFVGRRWLADNGLLVWFIEDPDGNPVEDKRTGQYSPPPWAVCPFPAAVPVPPRPADAASGPVLLGGRFEVREAIRHTNKGGVYRGTDVRTGAAVVIKEARPHVDADGVGRDVRDWLRAEARTLEKLQGLGLAPEPLALFEHGGHLFLAQEQVPGVALRTWVAEHFRDVGGERYRADALALVARLVDLVVAAHAHGCVLRDFTPGNVMVRPDGEPRLIDLELAVLEDDSARPTRLGTPGFSAPERLTDAPVSPTADYYSLGATACFVLAGKVPNLLPEEPATRAAEQRLAAWLAACTGPLRLPDGLADMVLGLMKDDPDERWKPSRAREALRKATPTARPAGDAAARPARDDDLDGTVAGLVNHLIDSMTPADDRRLWPVSTTAGETDPCTVQQGAAGVLAVLTRYWELTGDPRLPELISTAGHWIARRVDTGSTRAGLHFGGRGTAWALYDAGRAIDDRRLTDQALTLALAPQQSTPSHDITHGAAGSGLAALHLWHRTGDPRFAELAGDAADRLVAAADREQSGASWAVPAEAVAQEAGKRYLGFAHGTAGIGFFLLAAAAVSQRPEHMELAVEAGELLVANAVLTGPVAHWPAQAADVPTAPYWCHGAAGVGTFLVRLWQVTGDGRFGELARRATHAVAERASRAALTQCHGLAGNGDFLLDMADATGDPAYRVMAAELAHLVVAERANRHDHVVFPNEYGDVSTSWSDGIAGILAFLLRVRHADPRHWMVQPPA, from the coding sequence ATGACGAGCCACGCCACTGAGGTCGACCTGCAGGGTCTTCTCGACCAAGCGCTGCACGCCACAGCCACAGGCGCGCGCTGGACCGCCGACACGGACGAGGTGTGGTGCCGCGTCGCGCCCCGGTCCGGGGCGCGACGCGAGCAAGGCTGGAAGCTGCATCTGTCGGCGACGGCCGCTTCCGCGCCGACGGTTCTGGCCAAGGCCTTGGACGTTCTGCTTCTGGAGGAGTCGGCGTTCAAGTTCGCCCGGTCGCTCGAAAAGGTGAGCGCGCTCAACTCCCGCGCGACCCCCCGGGGTAACTCGGGCAAGTTCATCACCGTCTACCCGCGCTCGGACGCCGACGCGGCCCGGCTCGCCGAGAAGCTGCACCGGGTTACGGCGGGGCTGGCCGGCCCCCGGATCCTGTCCGACCAGCCTTACGCCGCACACAGCCTGGTGCATTACCGCTACGGCTCCTTCGTCGGCCGGCGGTGGCTGGCGGACAACGGCCTGTTGGTGTGGTTCATCGAGGACCCCGACGGCAACCCCGTGGAGGACAAACGCACCGGCCAGTATTCGCCACCGCCCTGGGCGGTCTGCCCGTTTCCCGCCGCGGTGCCCGTCCCGCCGCGCCCGGCGGACGCGGCGAGCGGCCCGGTGTTGCTCGGCGGTCGTTTCGAGGTGCGGGAGGCGATCCGGCACACGAACAAGGGTGGCGTCTACCGGGGCACCGACGTCCGTACGGGCGCGGCCGTGGTGATCAAGGAGGCCCGGCCGCACGTGGATGCCGACGGAGTCGGCCGCGACGTCCGTGACTGGCTGCGCGCCGAGGCCCGGACGCTGGAGAAGCTCCAGGGCCTGGGGCTGGCTCCGGAGCCACTGGCGCTGTTCGAACACGGCGGGCACCTGTTCCTGGCCCAGGAGCAGGTCCCGGGGGTGGCCCTGCGCACCTGGGTCGCCGAACACTTCCGCGACGTCGGAGGCGAGCGCTACCGCGCCGACGCCCTGGCCCTGGTCGCACGCCTGGTGGACCTGGTCGTCGCGGCCCACGCCCACGGCTGCGTCCTGCGGGACTTCACGCCCGGCAACGTCATGGTCCGCCCGGACGGCGAACCGCGCCTGATCGACCTGGAACTCGCGGTCCTGGAGGACGACTCGGCCCGGCCGACACGACTGGGAACCCCAGGGTTCAGCGCACCCGAACGGCTCACCGACGCACCCGTCTCCCCGACGGCCGACTACTACAGCCTGGGTGCCACCGCGTGCTTCGTCCTGGCCGGGAAGGTGCCGAACCTGCTGCCCGAGGAGCCTGCCACCAGGGCCGCGGAACAGCGGCTCGCCGCATGGCTGGCCGCGTGCACCGGGCCGCTGCGCCTGCCGGACGGCCTGGCGGACATGGTCCTCGGCCTGATGAAGGACGATCCTGACGAGCGCTGGAAGCCGTCGCGAGCCCGCGAGGCCCTCCGGAAGGCGACCCCGACGGCGCGACCGGCGGGCGACGCCGCCGCCCGCCCGGCACGGGACGACGACCTCGACGGTACGGTGGCCGGGCTCGTCAACCACCTCATCGACTCGATGACCCCTGCCGACGACCGGCGGCTGTGGCCCGTGTCCACGACAGCCGGGGAGACCGATCCCTGCACCGTGCAGCAGGGCGCGGCCGGCGTCCTGGCAGTACTGACGCGGTACTGGGAACTCACCGGCGATCCCCGCCTGCCGGAGCTGATCTCCACCGCGGGCCACTGGATCGCCCGTCGCGTGGACACCGGTTCCACCCGAGCCGGCCTGCACTTCGGCGGCCGTGGGACCGCCTGGGCCCTGTACGACGCCGGACGCGCCATCGACGACCGCCGACTCACCGATCAGGCACTGACCCTGGCCCTGGCACCGCAACAGTCCACGCCCAGCCACGACATCACCCACGGCGCCGCGGGCAGCGGACTCGCCGCCCTGCACCTGTGGCACCGCACCGGCGATCCGCGCTTCGCCGAACTGGCCGGCGACGCCGCCGACCGGTTGGTCGCCGCCGCGGACCGTGAGCAGTCCGGAGCGAGCTGGGCGGTTCCCGCGGAAGCCGTTGCCCAGGAGGCCGGCAAGCGGTATCTGGGCTTCGCCCACGGAACGGCCGGCATCGGCTTCTTCCTCCTCGCCGCCGCGGCCGTCTCGCAACGCCCTGAGCACATGGAACTGGCCGTGGAGGCCGGCGAACTCCTGGTGGCCAACGCCGTACTCACCGGCCCGGTGGCGCACTGGCCCGCCCAGGCCGCGGACGTGCCCACGGCCCCGTACTGGTGCCACGGCGCCGCGGGTGTCGGCACCTTCCTCGTCCGGCTGTGGCAGGTCACCGGCGATGGCAGGTTCGGGGAGCTCGCCCGCCGCGCCACGCACGCCGTCGCGGAACGTGCCTCTCGCGCCGCTCTCACCCAGTGCCACGGACTGGCGGGCAACGGTGACTTCCTCCTCGACATGGCCGACGCCACAGGTGACCCCGCCTACCGCGTCATGGCCGCGGAGCTGGCCCACCTCGTCGTCGCCGAACGGGCCAACCGCCACGACCACGTGGTCTTCCCCAACGAGTACGGAGACGTCTCCACCAGTTGGAGCGACGGGATCGCCGGAATTCTGGCCTTCCTCCTCCGGGTCCGCCACGCCGACCCCCGGCACTGGATGGTCCAGCCGCCGGCTTGA
- a CDS encoding glycoside hydrolase family 27 protein has protein sequence MLRRPGRRLPHVLAALAALALTVTASVAASVQSTASAAPGSPALTPPLGWNSWNSFGCGVTEAQVRQAADAMVSSGMRDAGYRYVVVDDCWFDPQRDAAGNLRADPAKFPSGMKALGDYIHGKGLKFGIYEAPGERTCAQSVGSYPGSTGSRGHEAQDAASFASWGVDYLKYDWCSSSGTRDEQVARFSLMRDSLRATGRPIVYSINPNSLHAITGATYNWGEVADLWRTTEDLLDIWQNGNTNSYPMGVGNVLDVTAPLAAQAGPGHWNDPDMLVVGRPGLTTAESRSHFALWALLGAPLMAGNDIRTMSADVSAVLRNPRLLAVDQDPLGAGGRRVRDDGGTEVFAKPLSDGSVAVGLFNRGGATATVTTTAAQVGLAGGPFTLTDLWSGGTSSTSGQISASVPAHGVAVFRVAGGSPLAATTSRLRGNASGRCADVDNASTAAGATVLIWDCHTAANQLWTTWAGGEIRVFGDKCLDARDQGTTNGTRVVTWPCNGQDNQRWTLGSDGSVRNVHAGLCLDTDRAGTADGTPLVLWTCDGRADQKWNRT, from the coding sequence GTGCTCAGACGTCCAGGCAGACGACTTCCGCACGTCCTCGCGGCCCTCGCGGCCCTAGCGTTGACGGTCACCGCGTCCGTCGCGGCCTCTGTCCAGTCCACCGCTTCGGCCGCGCCCGGCAGCCCGGCACTCACTCCACCCCTGGGCTGGAACAGCTGGAACAGCTTCGGGTGCGGGGTCACCGAGGCCCAGGTCCGCCAGGCCGCCGATGCGATGGTGTCCTCGGGTATGCGGGACGCCGGCTACCGCTACGTGGTGGTCGACGACTGCTGGTTCGACCCGCAGCGGGACGCGGCGGGCAACCTGCGGGCCGATCCGGCCAAGTTCCCGAGCGGCATGAAAGCGCTCGGCGACTACATCCACGGCAAGGGCCTGAAGTTCGGCATCTACGAGGCACCGGGCGAGCGCACCTGCGCGCAGTCCGTGGGCAGCTACCCGGGGTCCACGGGCAGCAGGGGGCACGAGGCACAGGACGCCGCCTCGTTCGCCTCGTGGGGCGTCGACTACCTCAAGTACGACTGGTGCTCCTCCAGCGGCACCCGTGACGAACAGGTCGCACGGTTCTCGCTCATGCGCGACTCCCTGCGCGCCACCGGCCGGCCGATCGTCTACAGCATCAACCCCAACAGCCTGCACGCCATCACCGGCGCCACGTACAACTGGGGCGAGGTCGCCGACCTGTGGCGCACGACCGAGGACCTGCTCGACATCTGGCAGAACGGCAACACCAACAGCTACCCGATGGGTGTCGGCAACGTCCTGGACGTCACCGCGCCGCTGGCGGCGCAAGCGGGCCCGGGGCACTGGAACGACCCTGACATGCTGGTCGTCGGCCGTCCCGGCCTGACCACGGCCGAATCCCGGTCGCACTTCGCCCTGTGGGCGCTGCTGGGCGCTCCGCTCATGGCCGGCAACGACATCCGCACCATGTCCGCCGACGTGAGTGCCGTCCTGCGCAACCCGCGGCTGCTGGCGGTGGACCAGGACCCGCTGGGAGCGGGCGGGCGCAGGGTACGTGACGACGGTGGCACGGAGGTGTTCGCCAAGCCCCTGTCCGACGGCTCGGTCGCGGTGGGCCTGTTCAACCGGGGAGGTGCCACCGCGACCGTCACCACCACGGCCGCGCAGGTCGGCCTGGCCGGCGGGCCCTTCACCCTCACGGACCTGTGGTCCGGCGGCACGTCGAGCACGTCCGGGCAGATCTCCGCGAGCGTCCCCGCGCACGGCGTCGCCGTGTTCCGGGTGGCCGGCGGCAGCCCCCTGGCCGCCACCACCTCGCGTCTGCGGGGCAACGCGTCCGGCCGCTGCGCGGACGTGGACAACGCCTCCACCGCCGCCGGGGCCACGGTGCTGATCTGGGACTGCCATACGGCCGCCAACCAGCTCTGGACCACATGGGCCGGCGGTGAGATCCGCGTCTTCGGTGACAAGTGCCTGGACGCCCGGGACCAGGGCACCACCAACGGCACCCGGGTCGTGACCTGGCCCTGCAACGGCCAGGACAACCAGAGGTGGACGCTCGGTTCGGACGGATCGGTCCGCAACGTCCACGCCGGGCTGTGCCTCGACACCGACCGGGCCGGCACCGCCGACGGGACCCCGCTGGTCCTGTGGACCTGCGACGGCCGGGCCGACCAGAAGTGGAACCGCACCTGA
- a CDS encoding glycoside hydrolase family 43 protein — MSCPDQSWDRRRVLASATGLVTGSLLPLAGASRAAAASGTAVGAAAQYTNPVIWQDFADIDVIRVGDTYYASASTMHYSPGAPVLRSYDLVNWEIAGHSVPVLDFGAKYDLNGARGYVRGVWASSLAYRPSNRTFYWLGQIDFARTYVHTATAVEGPWSRLTTISTPYYDAGLLVDSDDTLYVAYGNTTINVAQLSPDGRTQVRTQQVFTAPSSVGTLEGSRFYKINGQYYIFVTRPANGQYILKSSSGPFGPYTMRQVLLDLRGPVPGGGVPHQGGLVRTQTGAWYYLAFVDAYPGGRVPALAPVTWTPDGWPVVQLVNGAWGTSYPAPAVPAPTRQVTPMTGVDTFDGTTLKPRWEWNHNPDDTKWSVGGGLTLRTATVTGDLYWARNTLTHRIQGPTSTATVQLDHSAMRDGDRAGLALLRDSSAWIGLKRDGGVTRVVMVSGLTMDGNWNTTGTGTELASAPASGGRLWLRASADIRPGAARPGTFSYSTDGINFVRLGPDFSMGNDWRFFTGYRFALFNHATQALGGAVHIARFELSTP; from the coding sequence ATGTCATGTCCTGACCAATCATGGGATCGCCGCCGGGTACTGGCCTCCGCCACCGGCCTGGTCACCGGCTCCCTCCTCCCGCTCGCCGGAGCGTCCCGGGCCGCCGCCGCCTCCGGAACTGCCGTCGGGGCCGCGGCGCAGTACACGAACCCGGTGATCTGGCAGGACTTCGCGGACATCGACGTCATCCGCGTCGGGGACACCTACTACGCCTCGGCCTCCACGATGCACTACTCGCCGGGCGCACCGGTCCTGCGCTCCTACGACCTGGTGAACTGGGAGATCGCCGGCCATTCGGTGCCCGTCCTCGACTTCGGCGCCAAGTACGACCTGAACGGTGCCCGTGGCTACGTCCGGGGCGTCTGGGCGTCGTCGCTGGCCTACCGTCCGAGCAACCGGACCTTCTACTGGCTCGGCCAGATCGACTTCGCCAGGACGTACGTCCACACCGCCACCGCCGTCGAGGGCCCGTGGAGCAGGCTCACGACGATCAGCACGCCCTATTACGACGCGGGGCTGCTCGTCGACAGCGACGACACCCTGTACGTGGCCTACGGGAACACCACCATCAACGTGGCCCAGCTCTCGCCCGACGGCCGCACCCAGGTCCGCACGCAGCAGGTGTTCACGGCACCGTCCAGTGTCGGCACCCTCGAGGGCTCGCGCTTCTACAAGATCAACGGGCAGTACTACATCTTCGTGACCCGCCCCGCGAACGGGCAGTACATCCTGAAGTCGTCGAGCGGCCCCTTCGGTCCGTACACGATGCGACAGGTCCTCCTCGACCTGCGCGGACCGGTCCCCGGCGGAGGCGTCCCGCACCAGGGCGGGCTGGTGCGGACACAGACCGGTGCCTGGTACTACCTGGCCTTCGTGGACGCATACCCCGGCGGCCGAGTGCCGGCCCTGGCGCCGGTCACCTGGACCCCGGACGGCTGGCCCGTCGTACAGCTCGTGAACGGCGCGTGGGGCACGTCCTATCCCGCCCCGGCCGTCCCCGCTCCGACCCGCCAGGTCACCCCCATGACCGGCGTCGACACCTTCGACGGCACGACCCTCAAGCCGAGGTGGGAGTGGAACCACAACCCGGACGACACCAAGTGGTCGGTCGGCGGCGGACTGACCCTGCGGACCGCGACCGTCACCGGCGACCTGTACTGGGCCCGCAACACCCTCACCCACCGCATCCAGGGCCCCACCTCCACCGCCACGGTCCAGCTCGACCACTCGGCGATGCGGGACGGCGACCGGGCCGGACTCGCGCTGCTGCGTGACTCCTCCGCGTGGATCGGTCTCAAGCGCGACGGCGGCGTGACACGGGTGGTGATGGTCAGCGGGCTGACCATGGACGGCAACTGGAACACCACCGGCACGGGCACCGAACTCGCGAGCGCGCCCGCATCCGGCGGCCGGCTCTGGCTGCGCGCGAGCGCGGACATCCGTCCCGGCGCGGCACGCCCCGGAACCTTCTCCTACAGCACCGACGGCATCAACTTCGTCCGCCTCGGGCCCGACTTCTCCATGGGCAACGACTGGCGGTTCTTCACGGGCTACCGATTCGCCCTCTTCAACCATGCCACGCAGGCACTCGGCGGCGCGGTCCACATCGCGCGGTTCGAGCTGTCCACCCCCTGA
- a CDS encoding non-reducing end alpha-L-arabinofuranosidase family hydrolase: MNPLKRLGRRRASVLSLLAVAALVTPGTAAGASGTVRASTLGAQAAQSGRYFGTAVAAGKLGDGAYAPILDREFNAITPENEMKWDTTEPSRGSFNFGPADQIVGHAAAHGQRMRGHTLVWHSQLPGWVSSIGDANTLRNVMRNHITTEMNHFKGKIYAWDVVNEAFADGGSGQHRSSVFQNLLGDGFIEDAFRTARSADPAAKLCYNDYNIENWSDAKTQGVYRMVRDFKARGVPIDCVGFQSHFGTGGPPASFQTTLSNFAALGVDVQITELDIAQAPSTAYANTVRACLNVSRCTGITTWGIRDSDSWRSGDNPLLFDRNGNKKPAYQAVLSALGGTAAARRTDAPSPRSTAALPSSFSWNSSGALIAPKPDATHSIAGIKDPTVVHYNGKYHVFASTASSSGYNLVYLSFTDWSQAGSATHHYLDRTAIGTGYRAAPQVFYYAPQKLWYLVYQTGNASYSTNPDISNPNGWSAPRNFYASMPDVVRQNIGNGYWVDMWVICDSANCYLFSSDDNGHLYRSQTTVGQFPNGFTNTVIAAQDSNRYALFEASNVYKVQGANQYLLLVEAIGSDGRRYFRSWTTSSLAGSWTPLAASENNPFARASNVAFPSGGWTRDISHGEMIRAGYDQTLTIPACRLQYLYQGKDPNASGNYDNLPWRLGLLTQTNSTC, from the coding sequence ATGAACCCGCTGAAACGGCTCGGCCGTCGCCGAGCCTCGGTGTTGTCCCTGCTGGCCGTGGCCGCCCTGGTGACGCCGGGGACCGCGGCCGGCGCGTCCGGAACCGTCCGAGCCTCCACCCTGGGCGCCCAAGCGGCCCAGTCCGGCAGGTACTTCGGAACCGCCGTGGCCGCCGGCAAGCTCGGCGACGGCGCGTACGCCCCGATCCTGGACCGCGAGTTCAACGCCATCACACCCGAGAACGAGATGAAGTGGGACACGACCGAGCCGTCCCGCGGCTCGTTCAACTTCGGTCCCGCGGACCAGATCGTGGGCCACGCGGCGGCCCACGGTCAGCGCATGCGCGGCCACACCCTGGTCTGGCACTCCCAACTGCCGGGCTGGGTCAGCTCCATCGGCGACGCGAACACGCTGCGCAACGTGATGCGCAACCACATCACCACCGAGATGAACCACTTCAAGGGCAAGATCTACGCCTGGGACGTGGTCAACGAGGCCTTCGCCGACGGCGGCAGCGGCCAGCACCGGTCCTCGGTGTTCCAGAACCTGCTCGGCGACGGCTTCATCGAGGACGCCTTCCGCACCGCTCGCTCGGCCGACCCCGCGGCCAAGCTCTGCTACAACGACTACAACATCGAGAACTGGTCGGACGCCAAGACCCAGGGCGTCTACCGCATGGTGCGCGACTTCAAGGCACGTGGCGTGCCCATCGACTGCGTCGGCTTCCAGTCCCACTTCGGCACCGGCGGTCCGCCCGCCAGTTTCCAGACGACGCTGTCGAACTTCGCCGCCCTGGGCGTGGATGTCCAGATCACCGAACTGGACATCGCACAGGCGCCGTCGACGGCGTACGCGAACACGGTCCGGGCCTGTCTGAACGTCTCGCGCTGCACCGGCATCACCACCTGGGGCATCCGGGACAGCGACTCCTGGCGCAGTGGTGACAATCCGTTGCTCTTCGACCGCAACGGCAACAAGAAGCCGGCCTACCAGGCGGTGCTGTCGGCGCTGGGCGGCACGGCCGCGGCACGACGGACCGACGCCCCCTCGCCCCGGTCCACCGCGGCCCTCCCCTCCAGCTTCTCCTGGAACTCGAGCGGCGCGCTGATCGCCCCGAAGCCGGACGCCACCCACAGCATCGCCGGGATCAAGGATCCGACGGTCGTCCACTACAACGGCAAATACCACGTGTTCGCGAGCACCGCCAGCTCGTCCGGCTACAACCTGGTGTACCTCAGCTTCACCGACTGGTCCCAGGCCGGCTCCGCCACGCACCACTATCTCGACCGCACCGCCATCGGCACCGGCTACCGGGCCGCACCCCAGGTGTTCTACTACGCGCCGCAGAAGCTCTGGTACCTCGTCTACCAGACCGGCAACGCCTCGTACTCCACCAACCCCGACATCAGCAACCCCAACGGCTGGAGCGCACCGCGCAACTTCTACGCGTCGATGCCCGACGTCGTCCGGCAGAACATCGGCAACGGCTACTGGGTCGACATGTGGGTGATCTGCGACAGCGCCAACTGCTACCTGTTCTCCTCCGACGACAACGGGCACCTCTACCGCTCGCAGACGACCGTCGGGCAGTTCCCCAACGGGTTCACCAACACGGTCATAGCGGCGCAGGACTCCAACAGGTACGCCCTGTTCGAGGCAAGCAACGTCTACAAGGTGCAGGGCGCCAACCAGTACCTCCTGCTCGTCGAGGCGATCGGCTCGGACGGCCGGCGCTACTTCCGCTCCTGGACGACGAGCAGCCTCGCCGGCTCCTGGACGCCCCTGGCCGCGTCCGAGAACAACCCTTTCGCACGGGCGAGCAACGTCGCCTTCCCCTCCGGGGGCTGGACCAGGGACATCAGTCACGGCGAGATGATCCGTGCCGGCTACGACCAGACACTGACCATTCCCGCCTGCCGGCTCCAGTACCTGTACCAGGGCAAGGACCCCAACGCGAGCGGCAACTACGACAACCTGCCGTGGCGGCTCGGCCTCCTCACCCAGACCAACTCCACCTGCTGA
- a CDS encoding glycoside hydrolase family 43 protein, translated as MPLHDRTARAANPVIPGFHPDPSVCRVGDDYYLACSSFEYFPGVPLFHSRDLMHWTQIGNALDRPDQLRLPAGMPSSGGIYAPNLRHHDGRFWLIVTNVSEDGGNLIVTATDPAGPWSDPVRVTGVTGIDPDLAWDEDGTCWCTFAGVAQVRIDPYTGQTYGTPHKLWSGTPGAKAPEAPHLYRIGDYWYLLIAEGGTERGHGVSIARGRTPSGPFEPCPANPVLTHRSTDHPVQNTGHADLVQAADGSWWTILLGVRPRGGTPGWHVLGRETFLAPVTWEDGWPVVGDVALEPAAPPWPLVPGPVEERRDDFDLSELRPTWISVRDRPAEHCTTKERPGWLTLRARGASLDEPDVVFTGRRQQHLSCRARTLVDPSEGRGGLAVRLDERHHYVIEASGTEVRVVARVGSLRTVVAARPVPAGTVVLGVTVGDPPLPHGACTGPDIVSLGLQEPDGTFTVLAALDGRYLSSEVAGGFTGRVIGMYAAAGIVHFDWFDYEPLDG; from the coding sequence GTGCCCCTTCACGACCGGACCGCGCGCGCGGCCAACCCCGTGATCCCCGGCTTCCACCCGGATCCCAGCGTCTGCCGCGTCGGCGACGACTACTACCTCGCGTGCTCCAGTTTCGAGTACTTCCCCGGCGTGCCCCTCTTCCACAGCCGCGACCTGATGCACTGGACACAGATCGGCAACGCCCTGGACCGGCCGGACCAACTGCGTCTGCCCGCCGGCATGCCGTCCTCCGGCGGGATCTACGCCCCCAACCTGCGCCACCACGACGGACGCTTCTGGCTGATCGTCACCAACGTGAGCGAGGACGGCGGCAACCTGATCGTCACGGCGACCGACCCCGCCGGACCGTGGTCGGATCCCGTACGGGTCACGGGGGTGACCGGCATCGATCCCGACCTGGCCTGGGACGAGGACGGCACCTGCTGGTGCACGTTCGCCGGCGTCGCGCAGGTCCGTATCGACCCGTACACCGGGCAGACGTACGGAACACCGCACAAGCTGTGGTCCGGCACGCCGGGTGCCAAGGCCCCTGAGGCACCGCATCTCTACCGGATCGGTGACTACTGGTACCTGCTCATCGCCGAGGGCGGCACCGAACGCGGCCACGGCGTGTCGATCGCCCGCGGCCGTACACCCAGCGGCCCGTTCGAGCCGTGCCCGGCCAATCCCGTCCTCACCCACCGCAGCACCGACCACCCCGTCCAGAACACCGGCCACGCGGACCTGGTGCAGGCGGCCGACGGCTCCTGGTGGACGATCCTGCTCGGCGTCCGGCCGCGCGGCGGCACCCCCGGCTGGCACGTACTCGGCCGGGAGACCTTCCTGGCCCCGGTGACCTGGGAGGACGGCTGGCCGGTGGTCGGCGACGTCGCCCTGGAACCGGCCGCACCGCCGTGGCCGCTCGTCCCCGGGCCCGTCGAGGAGCGGCGGGACGACTTCGACCTCAGCGAGCTGCGGCCGACCTGGATCTCCGTGCGGGACCGGCCCGCCGAGCACTGCACCACCAAGGAGCGCCCCGGATGGCTGACGCTCCGCGCGCGGGGCGCGTCCCTGGACGAGCCCGACGTGGTGTTCACCGGCCGGCGTCAGCAGCACCTGTCTTGCCGGGCGCGCACCCTGGTCGATCCCTCCGAGGGGCGCGGCGGCCTCGCCGTCCGGCTGGACGAGCGGCACCACTACGTCATCGAGGCATCCGGCACGGAGGTGCGGGTGGTCGCGCGCGTCGGGTCCCTGCGCACGGTCGTGGCCGCACGGCCCGTACCCGCCGGGACCGTGGTCCTGGGCGTCACGGTCGGCGACCCACCGCTTCCGCACGGGGCGTGCACCGGACCGGACATCGTCTCCCTCGGTCTCCAGGAACCCGACGGCACCTTCACCGTGCTCGCGGCGCTGGACGGCCGCTACCTGTCGTCCGAGGTCGCCGGCGGTTTCACCGGCCGCGTCATCGGCATGTACGCCGCGGCGGGCATCGTCCACTTCGACTGGTTCGACTACGAGCCCCTCGACGGCTGA